One window of the Natrinema sp. CBA1119 genome contains the following:
- a CDS encoding MmgE/PrpD family protein, translating to MPAGESGVATDLAAFVVSLSDDDVPDDARRLAERAILDTVGVTLAGAGAEGGTVAGSATAAETGETTVLGRDRQLPLSDAVLVNATAGHALDFDDVALAAMDGHPSVPMVAPLLAVGEREGASGRDVLTAFVAGFEAQHYLSRPISPGHYEGGWHATSTIGLFGATAAVANLLGLSPGHAEHALNIAASMPAGLKRNFGTTTKSIHAGQAARSGTTAALLAAEGATADSRAIDGDRGFFDLYRGDREPDLERVPDLGSHWALCEDGIDVKKYPCCYYTHTAIYAAIELAEEYALEAADIDEVRVTASQGAADALAHDDPATGLEAKFSMPYLIGRAIADRDVGLAAFDEDNIDEPAVQTVRERVSLAVDEELPYDSNAARVAVTTRDGETHERMQERPPGTHDDPLSIEELHEKFQMCAAYAPASVAVDDALAALDDLRSVSDVSDALESL from the coding sequence CCGACCTCGCAGCGTTCGTGGTATCGCTCTCGGACGACGACGTGCCCGACGACGCGCGTCGACTGGCCGAACGCGCGATCCTCGATACCGTCGGCGTGACCCTCGCGGGAGCGGGTGCCGAGGGCGGGACCGTCGCCGGGAGTGCGACCGCCGCCGAAACCGGCGAGACGACGGTGCTCGGTCGCGACCGGCAACTCCCGCTGTCCGACGCCGTCCTGGTGAACGCGACCGCCGGCCACGCGCTGGACTTCGACGACGTCGCGCTGGCGGCGATGGACGGTCACCCGAGCGTGCCGATGGTCGCCCCGCTGCTGGCCGTCGGCGAGCGCGAGGGAGCGAGCGGACGAGACGTTCTTACGGCCTTCGTCGCCGGTTTCGAGGCGCAACACTACCTCTCGAGACCGATCAGCCCCGGCCACTACGAGGGCGGCTGGCACGCCACGTCGACGATCGGCCTCTTCGGTGCCACCGCGGCCGTCGCGAACTTGCTCGGGCTCTCCCCCGGCCACGCCGAACACGCGCTCAATATCGCCGCCTCGATGCCGGCCGGCCTCAAGCGAAACTTCGGGACGACGACCAAGTCGATCCACGCTGGCCAGGCCGCTCGATCGGGCACGACCGCGGCCCTACTCGCCGCCGAGGGGGCGACCGCCGATTCGAGAGCGATCGACGGAGATCGCGGCTTCTTCGACCTCTATCGCGGGGACCGCGAACCGGACCTCGAGCGGGTGCCCGACCTCGGCTCGCACTGGGCGCTGTGCGAGGACGGCATCGACGTCAAGAAGTATCCCTGCTGTTACTACACTCACACCGCGATCTACGCCGCGATCGAGCTCGCCGAGGAGTACGCCCTCGAGGCGGCCGATATCGACGAGGTTCGGGTGACGGCCTCCCAGGGCGCGGCCGACGCGCTCGCCCACGACGACCCTGCGACGGGACTCGAGGCGAAGTTCTCGATGCCGTACCTGATCGGGCGCGCGATCGCCGACCGGGACGTCGGACTCGCCGCATTCGACGAGGACAACATCGACGAGCCGGCGGTTCAGACCGTTCGTGAACGGGTCTCGCTGGCCGTCGACGAGGAGTTGCCCTACGACTCCAACGCCGCCCGCGTCGCGGTGACGACCCGCGACGGCGAGACCCACGAACGCATGCAAGAGCGGCCGCCGGGCACCCACGACGACCCACTCTCGATCGAGGAGCTCCACGAGAAGTTCCAGATGTGCGCCGCGTACGCCCCGGCATCTGTGGCCGTCGACGACGCGCTGGCAGCCCTGGACGACCTGCGGTCGGTATCGGACGTGAGCGACGCACTCGAGTCACTCTGA